The following proteins are co-located in the Megalobrama amblycephala isolate DHTTF-2021 linkage group LG12, ASM1881202v1, whole genome shotgun sequence genome:
- the LOC125279305 gene encoding polymeric immunoglobulin receptor-like — MDVRGYKHSYSARSPAKRSPSPSPRRWNSYEDDSRKRFMSPSDWPGKQILTHVAAQTPAMLPVGPEMDNVDDSDNISKDIHVIAGAGRDVLASYVRGVIEGVEVQILVNSGVMSSMNVTGYSGGGVTITCKYKTKYSAKSFCRVDQRSTCSELIKTETKDKWVDSGRFSLYDDTRSAVLKVTIRDLSEEDSGTYNCTFGKTRGKDSYTEVNLKVIRDQQNRTVRGYSGGNVIINFKYKTKHKNNVEVCKTAADQCLTVMNTNRTAEQKHDGRFSVYNNRSADLLRVFIRELNVNDSGKYKITVKVTKQYSFFSEFNLDIRDDDCCEKSISLSAAAGGSVNISCKYPQSHRKDVKFLCWRSGDDLCAEETSVKESRRWSPEGKIQLFDDREKQLLMGSISHVTEQHSEYWCGVQSDQGHKSFITRVQIDLTGSSLIIPLVLFFLVLITAGLLLLFFCKKRQSQGGDSSSQTGPRKHEVVSHTGCDYEEIKDAHTQLPTNPSDSNCVYATVQKATGDSQCCITSAEDLNYAVVNFHKKSDCPDSVSSRNNQDYSEYAAVNHLTA; from the exons ATGGATGTTCGTGGTTATAAACACTCATACTCTGCTCGGTCCCCTGCTAAACGCAGCCCTAGCCCCAGTCCTCGCAGATGGAACAGCTATGAGGATGACTCAAGAAAGCGTTTCATGTCTCCTAGTGATTGGCCCGGGAAACAGATTTTAACTCATGTTGCGGCCCAAACACCAGCAATGCTGCCTGTGGGCCCTGAAATGGACAATGTTGATGATAGTGACAACATTTCAAAAGACATTCATGTGATTGCGGGCGCTGGCCGGGATGTGCTAGCGTCATATGTGAGAGGAGTGATTGAAGGTGTGGAGGTGCAAATATTAGTCAACTCCG GTGTCATGAGCTCCATGAACGTGACAGGATATTCAGGAGGAGGAGTCACGATCACATGCAAATATAAGACAAAATATTCGGCAAAGTCTTTTTGTCGAGTTGATCAGAGGTCCACATGCTCTGAACTCATCAAGACTGAGACTAAAGATAAATGGGTTGATTCTGGAAGATTCTCTCTGTATGACGACACAAGATCAGCAGTCTTGAAAGTGACCATCAGAGATCTGAGTGAAGAGGATTCTGGGACGTACAACTGTACATTTGGTAAAACTAGAGGAAAAGATTCCTACACTGAAGTGAATCTGAAGGTTATAAGAG ATCAACAAAACAGGACTGTGAGAGGATATTCAGGAGGAAACGTCATTATAAACTTCAAATATAAGACAAAACACAAGAACAATGTAGAAGTCTGTAAAACTGCAGCAGATCAATGTTTGACTGTAATGAACACTAACAGAACAGCAGAACAGAAACATGACGGACGATTCTCTGTTTATAATAACAGATCTGCAGATCTCTTACGTGTGTTTATCAGAGAGCTGAATGTGAATGATTCTGGAAAATATAAGATTACAGTCAAAGTTACTAAACAATACAGTTTCTTCTCTGAGTTTAATCTGGACATCAGAGACG ATGATTGTTGTGAGAAGAGCATCAGTCTATCAGCTGCTGCAGGAGGATCTGTGAACATCAGCTGCAAATACCCACAATCCCACAGAAAAGATGTGAAGTTTCTCTGCTGGAGATCTGGAGATGATCTCTGTGCTGAAGAGACGTCTGTGAAGGAGAGCAGAAGATGGAGTCCTGAGGGAAAGATCCAGCTGTTTGATGACAGGGAAAAGCAGCTCCTGATGGGAAGCatcagtcatgtgactgaacAACATTCAGAATACTGGTGTGGAGTTCAGTCTGATCAAGGACACAAGAGCTTCATCACACGAGTCCAGATCGATCTTACAG GCTCTTCTCTGATCATCCCTCTGGTTCTGTTTTTTCTGGTTCTGATCACAGCTGGACtcttattactgtttttctgtaAGAAGCGTCAGTCTCAAG GTGGTGATTCGTCATCTCAGACTGGACCAAGAAAACATGAAGTG GTTTCTCACACTGGTTGTGATTATGAGGAGATTAAAGATGCTCAcacacaattacccacaaacccctctgattctaaCTGCGTTTACGCTACAGTTCAGAAAGCCACTGGTGACTCTCAGTGCTGCATCACATCTGCTGAGGATCTGAATTACGCAGTGGTGAATTTCCACAAGAAATCTGACTGCCCTGACAGTGTCAGTAGCAGGAATAATCAGGATTACAGTGAATACGCTGCTGTCAATCATCTCACTGCTTGA